Proteins from a genomic interval of Arachis hypogaea cultivar Tifrunner chromosome 10, arahy.Tifrunner.gnm2.J5K5, whole genome shotgun sequence:
- the LOC112715325 gene encoding pentatricopeptide repeat-containing protein At4g33990 — MCSLLKLVPISKLNLVSFPRFFHCRDGFTMHMQLPYTSTRATNLALPLPFDFDVLIRVCRDINIAKRLHTLLVVLGKAQDVVLSTKLVNLYASLGDITFSRSTFNQLQRKNIFAWNSMVAAYVRSCRRHEALSCFNEFLLVSGLRPDFYTFPPVLKACVNLIDGKKIHCYVVKLGFDWDVFVAASLINLYSRFGALDVAYELFDEMPDRDVGMWNAMISAFCQNGNADEALHVLNRMRSEGLKMDPVTVSSVLPVCALSGDIVSGMLIHLYVIKHGLEMDVFVSNALINVYSKFGRLGDVQRVFDHMEVRDLVSWNSIIAAYEQNDDPTTALGLFKEMQFVGIQPDLLTIVSLASIFGQLSDRRISSSIHGFIIRHEWLEKDVVIGNALVNMYAKLGAMDCACTVFEQLPVKDIISWNTLITGYTQNGLASEAINAFNMMEKCTKIIPTQGTWVSILPAYSHVGALQQGMKIHGRLIKNWLYKDVFVATSLIDMYGKCGRLVDGMSLFTEIPRETSVPWNAIISSLGIHGDGEVALQLFKDMLAEGVEPDHITFVSLLSACSHSGLVNEGERCFDLMQKEYGIKPNLRHYGCMVDLLGRAGYLEKAYNLVSSMSMQPDASIWGALLSACRIHGNVDLGTFASSRLLEVDSENVGYYVLLSNMYANVGKWEGVTKVRSLARDHGLRKIPGWSSVVVGNIVEVFYTGNQTHPKCTEIYEELRVLASKMKSLGYVPDYSFVLQDVEDDEKEQILMSHYERLAMAFGIISTPPRSPIRIFKNLRVCGDCHNAAKFISKITERDIIMRDSNRFHHFKHGICSCGDYW; from the coding sequence ATGTGTTCACTTCTCAAATTGGTGCCCATTTCCAAACTCAACCTCGTCTCGTTTCCAAGGTTCTTTCATTGCAGAGATGGCTTCACCATGCACATGCAACTCCCATACACTTCCACAAGAGCAACAAACTTGGCACTTCCACTTCCTTTCGATTTCGACGTTCTAATCCGAGTTTGCAGGGACATCAACATCGCTAAGAGGCTTCACACTCTTCTCGTTGTGTTGGGAAAAGCTCAAGATGTTGTTTTGTCAACAAAGCTGGTTAATTTGTATGCATCCCTTGGGGACATCACATTCTCTCGCTCCACCTTCAACCagcttcagaggaagaatatctTTGCCTGGAATTCAATGGTGGCTGCTTATGTTCGCAGCTGCCGGCGCCATGAGGCATTGAGCTGTTTCAATGAATTCTTGTTAGTATCTGGTTTAAGGCCTGATTTTTATACCTTTCCACCTGTGTTGAAAGCTTGTGTGAATCTAATTGATGGCAAGAAGATACATTGCTATGTTGTGAAGTTGGGTTTTGATTGGGATGTATTTGTGGCTGCCTCATTGATCAATTTGTATTCGCGGTTTGGTGCTTTGGATGTTGCATATGagctgtttgatgaaatgcctgaTCGAGATGTGGGTATGTGGAATGCAATGATTTCTGCGTTTTGTCAGAATGGGAACGCTGACGAGGCATTGCATGTCTTGAATAGGATGAGAAGTGAGGGGCTGAAGATGGATCCTGTTACTGTGTCGAGCGTACTTCCTGTTTGTGCGCTGTCGGGTGATATTGTTAGCGGTATGTTGATTCACTTGTATGTGATAAAGCATGGTTTGGAGATGGACGTGTTTGTATCAAATGCTTTGATCAATGTGTATTCAAAGTTTGGAAGGCTTGGTGATGTGCAGAGGGTTTTTGATCACATGGAAGTTAGGGATCTGGTATCTTGGAATTCTATAATTGCTGCATACGAGCAGAATGATGATCCAACTACAGCACTCGGGTTGTTTAAAGAGATGCAGTTTGTTGGAATTCAGCCTGACTTGTTGACAATTGTGAGTTTGGCTTCAATCTTTGGTCAGTTAAGTGATCGAAGGATAAGCAGTTCaattcatggattcattattagGCATGAATGGCTTGAAAAGGATGTTGTGATTGGAAATGCACTTGTGAATATGTATGCAAAATTGGGAGCTATGGATTGTGCTTGCACGGTTTTTGAACAACTTCCTGTTAAAGATATAATATCATGGAACACTTTGATCACAGGTTACACGCAGAATGGTCTTGCAAGTGAGGCAATTAATGCTTTCAACATGATGGAAAAGTGTACAAAGATAATCCCCACCCAAGGGACATGGGTGAGCATTCTCCCAGCATATTCACATGTTGGAGCTTTGCAACAAGGAATGAAAATTCATGGAAGGTTAATTAAGAACTGGCTCTACAAGGATGTGTTTGTGGCTACCAGCCTAATTGACATGTACGGAAAATGTGGGAGGTTAGTTGATGGCATGTCATTATTCACTGAAATTCCACGGGAAACTTCAGTTCCTTGGAATGCCATAATATCATCTCTTGGGATTCATGGGGATGGAGAAGTAGCACTCCAACTTTTTAAGGATATGCTAGCTGAAGGGGTAGAGCCAGATCATATCACATTCGTATCTTTGTTGTCGGCATGTAGTCATTCTGGGTTAGTGAATGAGGGTGAACGCTGTTTTGATTTGATGCAGAAAGAGTATGGAATCAAGCCAAATTTGAGACATTATGGTTGCATGGTTGATTTGCTTGGAAGAGCTGGATATTTGGAGAAGGCGTATAATTTAGTGAGCAGCATGTCGATGCAGCCTGATGCGTCGATCTGGGGTGCTCTTCTAAGTGCTTGTAGAATACATGGAAATGTAGATTTGGGTACCTTTGCTTCAAGTCGTTTGTTGGAAGTTGATTCTGAAAATGTTGGCTATTATGTTTTGCTATCAAATATGTATGCAAATGTTGGCAAATGGGAAGGAGTGACTAAAGTAAGATCATTGGCCAGAGATCACGGTCTGAGGAAGATTCCTGGATGGAGTTCTGTTGTAGTGGGAAATATAGTTGAAGTCTTTTACACTGGGAACCAAACCCATCCTAAATGCACAGAGATATACGAGGAATTAAGGGTTTTGGCTTCCAAAATGAAGAGCCTCGGTTATGTTCCGGACTACAGTTTTGTCCTGCAAGATGTTGAGGATGACGAGAAAGAGCAGATTTTGATGAGTCATTACGAGAGATTGGCAATGGCATTTGGTATTATCAGCACCCCACCAAGAAGTCCCATTAGGATATTCAAGAACTTGCGTGTCTGTGGTGATTGCCATAATGCAGCTAAGTTCATATCCAAAATTACTGAGAGGGACATTATTATGAGGGATTCAAATCGCTTTCATCACTTCAAACATGGGATTTGCTCATGCGGTGATTACTGGTAG